From one Oncorhynchus clarkii lewisi isolate Uvic-CL-2024 chromosome 6, UVic_Ocla_1.0, whole genome shotgun sequence genomic stretch:
- the LOC139412403 gene encoding low choriolytic enzyme-like — MVPVFVLTIFIAVLCSVQGRSTGKASFERSEEDVELDRTSTNSVEEEDFSASTLIEKANRNLGERPGETRVILGDIAVNTGLINADPCTARTCKWLKSSDGNVYVPYVISNPYSGRERSVIEGGLQTISASTCVRFLPRTNQKDFVDIQSQAGCFSYIGRQRNGQVVSLHRNGCVHLSVVQHELLHALGFNHEHSRSDGDSHVQTLTRNILPGMENNFEKINTINLGTPYDYNSVMQYSRFAFSRNEQPAILPIPDNNAVIDRATQMSPIDILRINRLYNCSITCVYMICPFAAMFVFKFTVGLLALMLVSSAWVEELTEVSDTGYGATVP, encoded by the exons ATGGTACCCGTCTTTGTGCTGACCATTTTCATCGCTGTTCTCTGCTCAGTTCAGGGCCGATCTACAGGG AAAGCTTCATTTGAAAGGAGTGAAGAGGACGTGGAACTTG ACAGAACCAGCACGAACAGCGTTGAGGAGGAGGATTTTTCTGCTTCAACGCTCATTGAGAAGGCCAACAGAAACCTTG GGGAAAGACCTGGCGAGACACGAGTCATTTTGGGGGACATTGCAGTAAATACTGGGTTGATTAATGCTGACCCCTGCACAGCTCGCACCTGCAAATGGCTGAAGTCCTCTGATGGGAACGTTTACGTGCCCTATGTGATCTCTAACCCATACT CGGGCCGGGAGAGGTCCGTTATTGAAGGTGGGCTGCAAACCATTTCTGCATCAACCTGCGTCCGATTCCTTCCCCGAACCAATCAGAAGGACTTTGTGGACATCCAGTCTCAGGCAGG CTGTTTCTCGTATATTGGACGCCAGCGAAATGGCCAGGTGGTGTCTCTGCATAGGAACGGATGtgtccatctgtctgtggtgCAGCATGAACTGCTGCACGCCTTGGGCTTCAACCACGAGCATTCGCGCAGTGACGGTGACAGCCATGTTCAAACCCTGACTCGGAACATTTTGCCTG GAATGGAAAACAATTTCGAAAAGATCAACACGATAAACTTGGGGACTCCATATGACTATAATTCTGTCATGCAATACTCAAG GTTTGCCTTCTCCAGGAACGAACAGCCCGCCATTCTTCCAATCCCTGACAATAATGCAGTTATTGACAGGGCAACTCAGATGAGCCCCATTGATATTCTGCGGATCAATCGTCTCTACAACTGCA GTATTACCTGTGTTTACATGATCTG TCCTTTTGCTGCCATGTTTGTGTTCAAGTTCACTGTGGGTCTCCTGGCTCTGATGCTGGTGTCCTCTGCCTGGGTTGAGGAACTGACTGAGGTGAGTGACACAGGATATGGAGCAACCGTGCCATAA
- the LOC139411335 gene encoding low choriolytic enzyme-like codes for MDPMFFLTENVVEEDTSAELSVGELLTRANRDLTPEADEPTLMGDIAMPSEKNADPCTATGCLWQKYSDGNIWVPYVIANHFSSREVAIILRGLDSFAETTCIRFFQRQNERDYLSIESRSGCYSYVGRQGNAQTVSLARQGCLYHSTVQHELLHALGFNHEQTRSDRDNHIHVYWENIIDDMKYNFDKIATLNQGTPYDYNSVMQYERYAFSKNNRPTMEPIPNNNVSFGEATQMSKNDIDRLNRLYGC; via the exons ATGGATCCAATGTTCTTTCTTACAGAGAATGTTGTGGAAGAAGACACCTCTGCTGAGCTCTCTGTTGGTGAGCTGCTGACCAGAGCCAACAGGGACCTCA CCCCCGAAGCCGATGAGCCTACTCTGATGGGAGACATTGCCATGCCCTCTGAGAAGAACGCTGACCCCTGCACCGCCACCGGGTGTCTGTGGCAAAAGTACAGTGACGGAAACATCTGGGTGCCCTACGTCATTGCCAACCACTTCT CATCTCGCGAAGTAGCCATCATCCTGCGGGGTCTGGACTCCTTCGCCGAAACCACCTGCATCCGCTTCTTCCAGCGCCAGAATGAGAGGGACTATCTCAGCATTGAGTCTCGCAGCGG ATGTTACTCCTATGTTGGCCGTCAGGGTAATGCCCAGACTGTGTCTTTGGCCCGTCAGGGCTGCCTGTACCACAGCACCGTCCAGCATGAGCTCCTCCACGCCCTGGGCTTTAACCACGAGCAGACCCGCAGCGACCGTGACAACCACATCCATGTCTACTGGGAGAACATAATTGATG ACATGAAGTACAACTTCGACAAGATCGCCACCCTGAACCAAGGAACTCCCTATGACTACAACTCTGTCATGCAGTACGAGAG GTATGCCTTCTCCAAGAACAACCGCCCCACCATGGAGCCCATCCCCAACAACAACGTGTCTTTCGGCGAGGCCACTCAGATGAGCAAGAACGACATCGACAGACTGAACAGGCTGTATGGCTGCT AA